One window of Halopseudomonas maritima genomic DNA carries:
- a CDS encoding GNAT family N-acetyltransferase, which translates to MTSLRPACSADFDACIAVFQQAVEQLTEAHYDAAQRRAWAPPTPDRAAWHTRLAGLQLWLVEGEQQVLGFIGYELSGHIDLLYCAPQAARQGVATELYRHAEQLLSQAGVRRVWTEASLVAVPFFECQGFVLRARQLVQRDGVGLLRCDMDKVLAG; encoded by the coding sequence GTGACAAGCCTGCGACCTGCCTGCTCTGCGGACTTTGATGCGTGCATTGCGGTATTCCAACAAGCTGTTGAGCAACTCACGGAGGCGCACTACGACGCTGCCCAGCGCCGCGCCTGGGCTCCGCCGACGCCTGATCGCGCCGCTTGGCACACGCGGTTGGCAGGTTTGCAGCTGTGGCTAGTGGAGGGCGAGCAGCAGGTATTGGGGTTTATCGGCTATGAACTGAGCGGCCACATCGATTTGCTGTATTGCGCACCGCAGGCTGCCCGCCAGGGTGTTGCCACTGAGTTGTACAGGCATGCCGAGCAGTTGCTGAGCCAAGCCGGTGTGCGCCGCGTATGGACCGAGGCCAGCCTGGTTGCTGTGCCGTTCTTCGAGTGTCAGGGGTTTGTCCTGCGGGCTCGTCAGCTGGTGCAGCGTGATGGTGTCGGCCTGCTACGCTGTGACATGGACAAGGTGCTCGCCGGGTAG
- a CDS encoding enoyl-CoA hydratase-related protein, which yields MKDALDDLLQRERCYGPFRQQDLEQPNEGQWQHWRLRRDDSDVAWLLFDQQGQAANLLGSAALRELGDVLASLRREMPRALVLRSAKPASFCLGADLHDFAAVDNEADAVRQLVDAHLLAQQLIDLPCPTLAVVHGDTLGGGLELALCCDMRLAAPDARLGLPEILVGLHPGLGATARLPDLVDPLLAMRMMLSGKPLKADAAMQAGLLDSVAAEHALPALIDDAVNGRLTLQRRNLRARPYRLDWVRRLAAMGLQRRADALVDPAHYPAPSALIDLWRRHGGKPDLMLHREIYSFARLLASSTTGNLIQLFFLRQRLKAQGATDPRRRASHVHLLGDSQVGVELAALAAQRGLRVSIGDQQAMSRCIRHLAGTTDLQAALDQLIFDPDHHGAAQADALIDAQTGDLETRRATLARLEARMRPQALLLSLHDALEPLRSALGDAGRLLGVRFAGPVQRGALVELASHSTGRTISQQHARQLLGQLACLPVPVSSQPGLLLRRVLAPMLLEALLLLEEGHEASAIDQAALDFGFSKGPLALLDDWGLADSLHLFNQLHAERDTPLAEPPALLRNWVAQGRERIRPRQPRRWPLPGRKPARLPAEEGDRMLLVLLNSAVRACRQGIVADDELLDAALTLSGHFPAFRGGPLRYARSCGHAALMTRLQDLSESQGPRFAPDPGWMPVEDSEAGQG from the coding sequence ATGAAGGACGCACTCGACGACCTGCTGCAGCGCGAACGCTGCTACGGTCCCTTCCGCCAGCAAGACCTGGAGCAGCCCAACGAGGGACAGTGGCAGCACTGGCGCCTGCGGCGTGACGACAGCGATGTCGCCTGGTTGCTGTTCGACCAGCAAGGGCAAGCCGCCAACCTGCTGGGTAGCGCCGCACTGCGTGAACTCGGTGATGTACTTGCCAGCCTGCGGCGTGAAATGCCCCGCGCCCTGGTGCTGCGTTCGGCCAAGCCTGCGAGCTTTTGCCTGGGCGCCGACCTGCACGACTTTGCCGCAGTCGACAACGAGGCCGACGCCGTGCGCCAATTGGTCGACGCGCACCTGTTGGCCCAGCAACTGATTGACCTGCCCTGCCCGACGTTGGCCGTGGTACATGGCGACACCCTTGGCGGCGGCCTGGAGCTGGCCCTGTGCTGCGACATGCGCCTGGCCGCACCGGACGCACGTCTTGGCCTGCCAGAGATTCTGGTCGGCCTGCATCCGGGCCTCGGTGCCACCGCCCGCCTGCCGGATCTGGTTGATCCGCTACTGGCCATGCGCATGATGCTCAGCGGCAAGCCACTCAAGGCCGATGCGGCGATGCAGGCCGGGCTGCTGGACAGCGTGGCGGCGGAACATGCCCTGCCCGCGCTGATCGACGATGCCGTCAACGGTCGCCTGACGCTGCAGCGTCGCAACCTGCGCGCTCGCCCCTATCGCCTGGACTGGGTGCGCCGCCTGGCCGCCATGGGCCTGCAGCGACGCGCCGACGCACTGGTTGACCCGGCCCACTACCCCGCCCCGAGCGCCCTCATCGACCTCTGGCGCCGTCACGGCGGCAAGCCGGACCTGATGCTGCATCGTGAGATTTACTCCTTTGCTCGCCTACTGGCCAGCAGCACCACCGGCAACCTGATTCAGCTATTCTTCCTGCGCCAGCGCCTGAAAGCACAGGGGGCAACCGACCCGAGGCGCCGGGCCAGCCATGTGCACCTGCTCGGCGACAGCCAGGTGGGTGTCGAACTGGCGGCACTGGCAGCCCAGCGCGGGTTACGCGTAAGCATCGGCGATCAGCAGGCGATGAGCCGCTGTATCCGCCACTTGGCGGGTACCACTGACCTGCAGGCCGCGCTGGATCAATTGATCTTTGACCCCGACCATCACGGCGCCGCCCAGGCCGACGCGCTGATCGACGCGCAAACCGGAGACCTTGAAACACGCCGCGCCACACTGGCTCGGCTGGAGGCGCGCATGCGGCCGCAAGCCCTGCTGCTCAGCCTGCACGACGCTTTAGAGCCGTTGCGTAGCGCCCTTGGCGACGCAGGCCGCCTGCTGGGTGTGCGTTTTGCCGGGCCGGTGCAGCGCGGCGCACTGGTCGAGCTGGCCAGTCACAGCACCGGGCGCACTATCAGCCAGCAGCACGCGCGGCAACTGCTGGGCCAACTGGCCTGCCTGCCGGTGCCGGTAAGCAGCCAACCCGGCTTGCTGCTGCGCCGGGTACTGGCCCCCATGCTGCTGGAAGCCCTGCTGCTGCTGGAAGAAGGCCATGAGGCCAGTGCCATTGATCAGGCCGCGCTGGATTTTGGTTTCAGCAAAGGACCGCTGGCATTGCTGGATGACTGGGGGTTGGCGGACAGCCTGCACCTGTTCAACCAGTTGCACGCGGAACGTGACACCCCGCTGGCAGAGCCGCCGGCCCTGCTGCGCAACTGGGTGGCGCAAGGGCGCGAGCGCATCCGCCCGCGCCAGCCGAGACGCTGGCCACTGCCGGGACGCAAGCCTGCACGCCTGCCGGCCGAAGAGGGAGATCGCATGTTGCTGGTACTGCTCAACAGCGCAGTGCGCGCCTGTCGCCAGGGCATCGTAGCCGACGACGAGCTGCTGGATGCGGCCCTAACGCTGTCAGGTCACTTCCCGGCCTTTCGCGGCGGCCCGCTGCGCTATGCCCGAAGCTGCGGGCACGCCGCGCTGATGACCCGCCTGCAAGACTTGAGCGAAAGCCAGGGCCCGCGCTTTGCGCCCGACCCAGGCTGGATGCCAGTCGAGGACTCAGAAGCCGGGCAAGGGTGA
- a CDS encoding acetyl-CoA C-acetyltransferase — protein MDSQNSPPITLSPGAYLLAGTRSPGLTSASREQAGFSALDLALQSVSALLLRCGLSTGALDGIVLATSASQPVGAVRERLRLSSHPPLQQCSQGLEAVTRASQQIRSGDADLVLVVASDAASKSSDTPLAESAKRLAALFELAEEDAQAYVQACRQRHSEAEQSGLFSPYRISLFDRQGEVYDADQPAPDSGACALLLASAQGCARLKRRPLAMLSSQAQARAPAAYPSLAPLLASTRLLQTQQLSLNDIDLWELPDTPALALLANLAAWQDARFCQRQLELEQPIGRLDPTSLNPLGGSLALGTLPVSGGCRQLLQQADTLQRHALGLAVVCEQQATDQAQAWLLTRAEEVQA, from the coding sequence ATGGACAGCCAGAACAGCCCACCCATCACCCTGTCGCCCGGCGCCTACCTGCTAGCCGGCACCCGCAGCCCCGGCCTCACTAGCGCCAGCCGAGAGCAGGCCGGCTTCAGTGCACTGGACCTGGCGCTGCAAAGCGTCAGCGCCTTGCTGCTGCGCTGCGGTCTGAGCACGGGAGCATTGGACGGCATAGTGCTGGCCACCAGCGCCAGCCAGCCAGTAGGTGCGGTCCGCGAACGCCTGCGCCTGAGCAGCCACCCCCCGCTGCAGCAGTGCTCACAGGGGCTCGAAGCGGTCACCCGGGCCAGCCAGCAGATTCGCAGCGGCGATGCCGATCTGGTGCTGGTTGTCGCCAGCGACGCCGCCAGCAAAAGCAGCGACACCCCGCTTGCCGAATCAGCCAAGCGGTTGGCCGCGCTGTTTGAGCTGGCCGAGGAAGACGCTCAAGCCTACGTCCAAGCCTGCCGTCAGCGTCACAGCGAAGCGGAGCAAAGCGGCCTGTTCAGCCCCTACCGCATCAGCCTGTTCGACCGTCAGGGCGAGGTGTACGACGCCGATCAGCCTGCGCCTGACAGCGGCGCCTGCGCCCTGCTGCTGGCGTCCGCCCAAGGCTGCGCGCGACTCAAGCGGCGCCCGCTGGCCATGCTCAGCAGCCAGGCACAAGCCAGGGCCCCGGCAGCCTACCCCAGCCTGGCCCCCCTGCTGGCCAGTACCAGACTGCTGCAGACGCAGCAGCTTAGCCTGAATGATATCGACCTGTGGGAGCTGCCCGACACGCCAGCACTAGCACTACTCGCCAATCTGGCGGCCTGGCAGGATGCGCGTTTTTGTCAGCGCCAGCTGGAGCTGGAACAGCCCATAGGCCGCCTGGACCCGACCAGCCTGAACCCGCTGGGCGGCAGCCTGGCACTCGGCACGCTGCCTGTCAGCGGCGGCTGCCGGCAACTGCTGCAACAGGCCGACACACTGCAGCGCCATGCCCTTGGCCTGGCGGTGGTGTGTGAACAGCAAGCAACTGATCAGGCCCAGGCCTGGCTGCTGACCCGCGCAGAGGAGGTGCAGGCATGA
- a CDS encoding MOSC domain-containing protein, translating to MNQPRSVSLLSINAAEAQPLKIGDRSARTGHFKQPLAGPVFIDQTGVPGDFIGDLKHHGGPDQAVYLYSQEDIDWWSAELQRPLAPGFFGENLTLSHWWPALRVGDRLRIGELLLEITAPRIPCSTLAARVGDNRFAKAFVRAERCGAYARVLSAAEVSVGQEVTVLAGDAVFPTINEVFRYCHSKGLNPTFLRQLLAAPLAEKMRTEMQAKLAKAEQQTSPLPGF from the coding sequence ATGAATCAGCCCCGCTCTGTCAGCCTGTTGTCCATTAATGCCGCCGAAGCCCAACCACTGAAAATCGGTGATCGCAGCGCCCGTACCGGGCATTTCAAGCAGCCGCTGGCCGGTCCGGTATTTATCGACCAGACGGGGGTGCCCGGCGATTTTATTGGCGACCTCAAGCACCACGGCGGGCCTGATCAGGCTGTGTATCTGTATAGCCAGGAGGATATCGACTGGTGGAGTGCTGAGCTGCAGCGCCCGCTGGCGCCAGGCTTCTTTGGCGAAAACCTGACCCTGTCCCATTGGTGGCCGGCGCTGCGCGTTGGTGATCGGTTGCGCATTGGTGAGCTGCTGCTGGAAATCACCGCGCCGCGTATTCCTTGCTCCACGCTGGCGGCGCGGGTGGGCGACAACCGCTTTGCCAAGGCCTTTGTGCGGGCTGAGCGTTGTGGCGCCTATGCGCGCGTGTTGTCCGCAGCTGAGGTCAGCGTTGGTCAGGAGGTAACCGTACTGGCGGGTGACGCGGTGTTCCCGACGATCAACGAGGTCTTTCGTTACTGCCACAGCAAGGGCCTGAATCCGACCTTTCTGCGGCAACTGCTGGCCGCGCCGCTGGCCGAGAAGATGCGCACTGAAATGCAGGCCAAACTGGCCAAGGCCGAGCAGCAGACCTCACCCTTGCCCGGCTTCTGA
- a CDS encoding CPCC family cysteine-rich protein, with protein sequence MAFWFFCGFNEADPQLADVPPALRQQVCRGVEPPDPQASSLDPLVLVSLVEDLYGVTNSYLQQALEQHGAEAEEVTGEPETMYPCPCCGYLSLSSSCSYEICPVCFWEDCGVRDPNTLSGPNQLTLAVARQNVLDFGACDLVSVERVDRRARERYLAPQTGAE encoded by the coding sequence GTGGCCTTCTGGTTTTTTTGTGGTTTCAACGAGGCTGATCCGCAGTTGGCGGACGTGCCCCCGGCGCTGCGCCAACAGGTGTGCCGGGGCGTGGAGCCGCCCGACCCGCAGGCCAGCAGCCTGGACCCGCTGGTGCTGGTGAGTCTGGTCGAGGACCTCTACGGTGTGACCAACAGCTACCTGCAGCAGGCTCTGGAGCAACACGGTGCTGAGGCAGAGGAGGTGACCGGCGAGCCGGAAACCATGTACCCCTGCCCCTGCTGCGGTTATCTGAGCCTGAGCAGCAGTTGCAGCTATGAAATCTGCCCGGTGTGCTTTTGGGAGGATTGTGGCGTGCGAGACCCCAACACGCTGAGTGGCCCCAACCAACTGACCCTGGCTGTTGCGCGGCAAAACGTACTGGATTTCGGCGCCTGTGACCTGGTGTCGGTAGAACGGGTCGACAGGCGTGCGCGTGAGCGCTACCTTGCTCCGCAGACCGGCGCCGAGTGA
- a CDS encoding MmcQ/YjbR family DNA-binding protein: protein MQIQQWLMAKPEAQLDYPFGPDPAVFKVQGKIFALLFRQGDTDCVNLKCDPQQAIGLRDLFAAVTPGYHMNKRHWNTVKLDGSVPDGELQRMLDHSYTLVVRGLRLAQRRGLEARYGRSALYGSEA, encoded by the coding sequence ATGCAGATACAGCAATGGCTGATGGCCAAACCTGAAGCGCAGCTGGACTATCCGTTCGGGCCTGACCCGGCGGTATTCAAGGTGCAGGGCAAGATATTTGCGCTGTTGTTTCGCCAGGGCGATACCGACTGCGTGAATTTGAAATGCGACCCGCAGCAGGCCATCGGTTTGCGAGACCTGTTTGCGGCGGTCACGCCCGGTTATCACATGAACAAGCGTCACTGGAACACGGTGAAACTGGACGGCTCGGTGCCCGACGGCGAGCTGCAGCGGATGCTGGATCATTCCTACACGCTGGTGGTGCGCGGCCTGCGGCTTGCCCAGCGTCGTGGCCTGGAGGCGCGTTACGGGCGCAGCGCCTTGTATGGCAGCGAGGCGTGA
- a CDS encoding sensor histidine kinase, whose product MRMTVPSAYRGLVVILLLVLLLGSLLIELGVRESARLDYERSEHALLSRAADVRSSLETRLYDGIYLSRGLVYYLQSQEGITDPQRIRQWMSSMLADTDYVRNIGVAPDNRIALIYPLAGNEAALGFDYARSPEQWEEVLRMMERREAVLAGPLPLVQGGTGLIHRAPVYLEGSYWGLVSSVMDADVLLGVLDEEPRWRDLRLQLQTREPDGQVRVIWGPALVEGQPSARLDIELPGVVWQLVVQSQTLDSSAGVSRWLLYGGLLLVLALLGFTLGNAIRQQREREAARRENERIKNEFVSTVSHELRTPLTSILGTLGLLDGGALGTLPANGQQLVAVARRNGEHLLRLINDLLDIDKIAAGQLRLNMQTAQLEDLLQAALHEHQGYAAQRQVRWRYQNPYPQAQIVADATRFKQVMDNLLSNAVKFSPQGSEVSVSVTLDERADCWCISVADQGEGIPPAFQNKVFDRFTQADSSSQRRSGGTGLGLAISRGLVERMGGQIGFVSSAAGTRFYLLMPRG is encoded by the coding sequence ATGCGCATGACGGTGCCGTCTGCCTATCGCGGACTGGTGGTCATCCTGCTGCTGGTGCTACTGCTGGGCAGCCTGCTGATCGAGCTGGGGGTTCGGGAGTCGGCAAGGCTTGATTACGAGCGCAGCGAGCATGCTTTGCTCAGTCGGGCAGCCGATGTGCGCAGTAGTTTGGAAACCCGCTTGTACGACGGTATCTATCTGAGCCGTGGCTTGGTGTACTACCTGCAGAGCCAGGAGGGTATAACTGACCCGCAGCGCATCCGCCAGTGGATGAGCAGCATGCTGGCCGACACCGACTACGTGCGCAATATCGGGGTGGCTCCAGATAATCGCATTGCGCTGATCTATCCGCTAGCCGGCAACGAAGCGGCCCTCGGTTTTGACTATGCGCGCTCCCCCGAGCAGTGGGAGGAGGTGTTGCGCATGATGGAGCGGCGCGAAGCCGTTCTGGCGGGGCCCCTGCCGCTGGTGCAGGGCGGTACTGGCTTGATACACCGCGCCCCGGTCTACCTGGAGGGCAGCTACTGGGGGCTGGTGAGCTCGGTGATGGATGCCGATGTGCTGCTGGGGGTGCTGGACGAGGAGCCGCGCTGGCGTGATTTGCGCCTGCAGTTGCAAACCCGGGAGCCTGACGGCCAGGTGCGGGTTATCTGGGGCCCCGCCTTGGTGGAGGGGCAGCCAAGTGCGCGCCTGGATATCGAATTGCCAGGGGTTGTCTGGCAGTTGGTGGTGCAGAGTCAGACGCTTGATTCCAGTGCTGGCGTCTCGCGCTGGCTGCTGTATGGCGGCCTGTTGCTGGTATTGGCGTTGCTGGGGTTTACCCTCGGAAATGCCATCCGTCAGCAGCGCGAGCGCGAGGCGGCGCGGCGTGAGAACGAGCGCATCAAGAACGAATTCGTGTCCACTGTCAGCCACGAGCTGCGCACCCCGCTGACCAGCATTCTCGGCACCCTCGGCCTGCTCGATGGCGGCGCGCTGGGTACCTTACCGGCCAACGGTCAGCAACTGGTGGCTGTGGCGCGGCGCAACGGTGAGCACCTGTTGCGCCTGATCAATGACCTGCTGGATATCGACAAGATCGCGGCCGGACAACTGCGACTGAATATGCAGACTGCGCAGCTGGAAGATCTGCTGCAGGCCGCATTGCATGAGCATCAGGGCTATGCGGCGCAGCGTCAGGTGCGTTGGCGCTACCAAAATCCGTATCCGCAGGCGCAGATTGTGGCTGACGCGACCCGCTTCAAGCAGGTCATGGATAACCTGCTGTCCAACGCGGTGAAGTTTTCGCCGCAGGGCAGCGAGGTGAGCGTCAGTGTGACACTGGACGAGCGTGCTGACTGCTGGTGTATCAGTGTGGCCGATCAGGGTGAGGGTATCCCGCCGGCGTTCCAGAACAAGGTGTTCGATCGTTTTACCCAAGCCGACAGCTCCAGTCAGCGGCGCAGCGGCGGTACCGGGCTGGGGCTGGCGATCAGCCGGGGCCTGGTCGAACGGATGGGCGGGCAGATTGGCTTTGTTTCCTCTGCCGCCGGCACCCGTTTCTATCTCCTTATGCCCAGAGGGTGA